The genomic stretch AGAATAATAACGTCTTATAAGTACAACCCTTTGTATAGAGAAGATAATATTTTAGTTTTTCTCTATACATTTCTCGTGTAGTGCATAACAACAATGTGTTTGGATACAATGGAGAAAGTCATAAAAATGAAGGATGAATTATGTGCTTACTCCCCCCTTTAACAATGCGCCTTTGTAGTCCACGCGGTTTTTGTGCTGGGGTTGATCGTGCTATTCAAATTGTTGTTCTTGCATTAAAAAAATATGGTGCTCCAGTGTATGTTCGTCATGAAATTGTGCATAACCGCTATGTGGTTGAGGGATTACAACAGCGTGGAGCCATTTTTATTGAAGAACTTAATGAAATTCTGGAAGAACATCGCAATCAACCTGTAGTGTTTTCTGCTCATGGTGTACCAAAGTCTGTATTAGAAGAAGCACATCGTTATAATTTATTCTATATCGATGCAACATGTCCGTTAGTTTCTAAGGTTCATAAGCAAGCAATACGACATCGACGTTATGGTCGTCATGTCATATTAATCGGTCATTCTGGCCATCCTGAGGTGATAGGAACAATGGGACAGCTTGAAAAAGGAGCTGTTACATTAATTGAAACAGTAGAAGATGCTTGGCGTTATCAACCGGAAAATCCAAATAAATTGGGATTTGTGACACAAACAACGCTTTCTGTTGAAAATACAGCTGAAATTTTGGATATTTTGCGGAAACGTTTTCCTGCGTTAGAAGCACCGGCTGCCGAATCAATTTGCTATGCTACGACCAATCGACAAGAAGCTGTTAAGGCAGCGGCATTAGGGAGTGATTTATTTTTGATCGTTGGTGCACCAAATTCATCTAATTCGCGGCGTTTGGTAGAGGTTGCTAAAAGGTTTGGTGCACAGCGATCTATTTTAGTTCAGCGTGCTGATGAAATTGATTTTGATAATCTAGGTGCTCTTTCCGTTGTTAGTCTTTCAGCTGGGGCATCTGCTCCTGAAATTATTGTCGATGAAATTATTACAGCTTTTCATAAGCATTATAATGTCAAAATAGAATTGGCTGAAACTGCATTAGAAACAGAAATATTTTTGGTCAATCGCGAGTTGCGTGATGTTGTCTTGACCCCTCAAGATATGGCCTTTGTTAATGGTTATGCTAAAAATACTAATAGATAGAAATTATAATATTACTAGTGCTTAAAACGAAAGCAAAATAATGGCAGTTCATACTGATGTACATCAGAGCGATTTAGAAGAATTTTTAACGTGTTATTCAATAGGTTGTCTTCTATTTTACCAAGGGATAGCAGAAGGTATCGAAAATTCAAATTTTATACTTCATACGACAAAAGAGAGGTTTATTTTAACACTTTATGAAAAACGCGTTTCAAAAAATGATTTACCCTTTTTTTGTAGTCTTATGCAGCATTTAAATCAGCGTGGAATTCCTTGTCCTCAGCCAGTTCTCCAAAATGATGGGGTAACAATTGGTAAGTTAGCTGGGCGCCCTACTGTTATTGTTACCTTTGTGGAAGGGACATGGGTGCGTAAGCTTAATGTATATCATTGTTGTGAAGTAGGTACTGGTTTGGCACAGTTGCATTTGGCTGGACAAGATTTTATCTCCAGTCGTAAAAATACTCTTTCTATTGTAGATTGGAGACCATTGTGGGCAAGTTGCCAAACAAAAAAAGATACTTTATTACAAAAGTTTGGACAGAAAATTGATACAGAGTTAGCATTTTTAGAAAAAACTGGCCATTATATTTACCAACAGGTATTATTCACGCTGATTTATTTAATGATAATGTGTTTTTTTGGACCATTGTCTTTCTGGTATTATAGACTTCTATTTTGCTTGTAATGATTTTTTTGCTTATGATTTAGCAATCTGTTTGAATGCTTGGTGTTTTGAAAGTGATTATTCTTATAATCTTGTCAAAGCACGTGGATTATTAGAAAGTTATCAAAAAATTAGGCCATTGATACCTTTAGAATTAAGCGCGATTCTTTTATTGGTGCGTGGTGCAGCTTTGTGCTTTTTACTGACACGCCTTTATGATTGGTTTAATACACCTTCTAGTAGTTTTGTTGTTAAAAAGGATCCATTGGAATATTGGCATAAACTTAGTTTTTTTAGTAGTGTGGATTCATTGGCTGAATTGGGTTTTTAATTTTATGTTCAATCGAAAAAAAGACATTGAAATTTATACAGATGGTGCTTGCTCTGGAAATCCAGGACCTGGGGGATGGGGGGCAATTTTACGCTGGAATGGTCGTGAACGTGAACTGTATGGTGGAAAAGAATATACAACTAATAATCAAATGGAACTTATGGCAGCAATTTGTGCGTTGAATGCCCTTAAAGAATCTTGTTCAATTGATCTTTATACAGACTCAGTCTACGTGCGCAATGGAATATCTATGTGGCTTAAAGGTTGGAAGAAGAATAACTGGCGCACTGCATCGAATGATCCTGTTAAAAATATGAAATTATGGCAGGCTCTTGATAATGCTTGCTCTCGGCATGATGTTAGATGGCACTGGATAAAAGGACATGCTGGCCACCCAGACAATGAACGTGCAGATGCTCTTGCACGTAAAGCAATTGCTGAATATCGCAAAAATGGGCGTTTTTCTACATAAATTTTATGAGATAGCTTTTCTAATATATCATGGAATGACACTGGAACTGGATTCCGTATTTATTATGAATGTTCCACTCAAAGCATAATTTTGAGAAGAAATTGCATAAAAAATTGTTTGGTTTAGCTCGTCTGGCATGAAATATATAGGTGCGCTAAAGAGTGTATATTCTTCATGGTCACTTACTTTTTTTGCTGGTCCAATTTGCATATCTCCTCCATCTAAAAAGAGAGATAAGATTTTGATTTTGCTGTTATTTTGTATTTTTATAAATAAGGTATTTTTATTTTTTTCAGCACTTATTTTTAATTCATTATTCATTATACGGGGAAGAGCAGCTTGGGCATGCTTTAATAAAGATGGAGAGAGATATGTATTTTTCTGAGTGGATGAGGAAAAATCAAAATCAACAGTAAAAGGAATACAGATTTCATCACACAGTCCAAGGGTTAAAGAGCCACTAAGATTTTCACTTGAATCAGAAACACTAAATGGTAATACAACTTTATTTTTATAGCCTAATGACCAATCATTTTCTGTTTCATAAAGTTGTGGTATGGGATAAAAAATTTCATAAGAGACCTGCTGGTTAAAGTTAAAAAATGGTGCCATACCAGAGTTTCCTGGATTGCGCCAATAGGTTTTCCATTTTGGCTTAAGCATAACTTCAATAAAACCATTTCTTATTCCAGAAGGGGAAGGTTTGGTGATCGCCAATCTCACGCTGCCACCTTTTGATTCATACCAAGGCGTTGCAAGAAGGTGTGATTCTTGCTCTTTTTGTGCAGCAATGGTGAAATTGGATGAGCTTAAAAGAACGCATGTTAAGCTAAAAGTGATTAAAAACTTTTTATAAAAGATATTTGAAATTCTTTGTAAATTTAGAAATATTTGAATTTTTTTCATCTAGTTTTTATTTTCTTCTTGTACTGCCTGAATTGAAGTTTAACATATAGATTATGGAAAATGTCAAATTAATGAAGCAGCGTGATGGATTTTTAAATGGAAAATTGCTTATAGCAATGCCCGGAATGAATGACAAACGCTTTGTCCGTTCTGTTATTTATGTTTGTGCTCATTCTAATTCTGGTGCTATGGGAATTATTCTCAATCAATTGCACAGCATTGATTTTCCTGAGCTTTTACTTCAGCTTGGAGTGATCGAGCGAGCAAAAAAAAATTATCTTTCTGAATCAATAAAAAAGTTTCCAGTACGCTATGGTGGGCCTGTTGATCCTTCGCGTGGTTTTGTACTTCATTCGGGTGATTACACTTGTGAAGCGACCATTTCTGTTACAAACAAGATTTATCTTACTGCAACTATTGATATATTAAAAGCAATCAGTTGTGAACAAGGCCCTCAACATGCGCTAATAGCATTAGGTTACGCTGGGTGGAAAGCAGGGCAGCTTGAAACAGAGGTTTCTGCGAATGGGTGGTTGATCAGTTCTGCGTCGTCTAGTTTTATTTTTGAAAGTGATTTAAGTAATACGTACGATGAAAGTTTTATCCGCATGGGAATTAATCCAACTTATCTCGTTTCTGAAATAGGTCACGCATAAATATATTTGCTATTTTCTCTGGATTTTATAAAAAAGCCTATTAGCTTGGTTTATTTTTATAAGAAAATTGATTTTGAATAAGAGTAATTAATTCTTCGGCAGTGATTGATTTAGTGATAATTGTACTTTGAATATATTTGCAGCCTTCTTGACGTAAGAAGAGAGCCACTTTTTCATCTTCAACACCTTCTGCAATAATCTGTAAATTAAGATCAGTAGCCATATTGATAATTGATTTAAGAACAAGCTTTTTTTTAGGTGAATCGAGAGAAACAAATGAGCG from Bartonella sp. WD16.2 encodes the following:
- the ispH gene encoding 4-hydroxy-3-methylbut-2-enyl diphosphate reductase; amino-acid sequence: MCLLPPLTMRLCSPRGFCAGVDRAIQIVVLALKKYGAPVYVRHEIVHNRYVVEGLQQRGAIFIEELNEILEEHRNQPVVFSAHGVPKSVLEEAHRYNLFYIDATCPLVSKVHKQAIRHRRYGRHVILIGHSGHPEVIGTMGQLEKGAVTLIETVEDAWRYQPENPNKLGFVTQTTLSVENTAEILDILRKRFPALEAPAAESICYATTNRQEAVKAAALGSDLFLIVGAPNSSNSRRLVEVAKRFGAQRSILVQRADEIDFDNLGALSVVSLSAGASAPEIIVDEIITAFHKHYNVKIELAETALETEIFLVNRELRDVVLTPQDMAFVNGYAKNTNR
- the rnhA gene encoding ribonuclease HI, which translates into the protein MFNRKKDIEIYTDGACSGNPGPGGWGAILRWNGRERELYGGKEYTTNNQMELMAAICALNALKESCSIDLYTDSVYVRNGISMWLKGWKKNNWRTASNDPVKNMKLWQALDNACSRHDVRWHWIKGHAGHPDNERADALARKAIAEYRKNGRFST
- a CDS encoding protein-disulfide reductase DsbD domain-containing protein; amino-acid sequence: MKKIQIFLNLQRISNIFYKKFLITFSLTCVLLSSSNFTIAAQKEQESHLLATPWYESKGGSVRLAITKPSPSGIRNGFIEVMLKPKWKTYWRNPGNSGMAPFFNFNQQVSYEIFYPIPQLYETENDWSLGYKNKVVLPFSVSDSSENLSGSLTLGLCDEICIPFTVDFDFSSSTQKNTYLSPSLLKHAQAALPRIMNNELKISAEKNKNTLFIKIQNNSKIKILSLFLDGGDMQIGPAKKVSDHEEYTLFSAPIYFMPDELNQTIFYAISSQNYALSGTFIINTESSSSVIP
- a CDS encoding YqgE/AlgH family protein; the encoded protein is MKQRDGFLNGKLLIAMPGMNDKRFVRSVIYVCAHSNSGAMGIILNQLHSIDFPELLLQLGVIERAKKNYLSESIKKFPVRYGGPVDPSRGFVLHSGDYTCEATISVTNKIYLTATIDILKAISCEQGPQHALIALGYAGWKAGQLETEVSANGWLISSASSSFIFESDLSNTYDESFIRMGINPTYLVSEIGHA